From the Billgrantia sulfidoxydans genome, one window contains:
- a CDS encoding NAD(P)/FAD-dependent oxidoreductase yields MSQPTQRAEIMVIGAGIVGLACAWHLQRQGFEVTLVDPEPPGAAASSGNAGLLANFAIEPLAHPMLWREMPHLLLSPHSPFHLRWRHLPGLAPWLWRFMQRANRRSATQATQILSELLAPSIDDWRHIIGDLEDTGDLLQQRGSLCFYLSAKGWHEAQAEFTERERFGIKQERLDARALAELEPALEGLAQGGILFPDACHVSDPLTLAQRLAERLKGRGVQLVRARAQGLASHAGGVGIDTDQGPWQAEKVVIAAGAWSRPLALAAGDRIPLISERGYHLEFSAAKELVSRPCSPGEYAFYLTPMQGRLRIAGTVELGHNDDPANPRRLDYIRRHAESLFGPLGEPSHTWLGLRPSLPDSLPVIGPASSLPGVGYAFGHGHLGLTLAATTGRLLAASIKDEAPDWLKACSATRFR; encoded by the coding sequence ATGAGCCAGCCAACCCAGCGCGCCGAGATCATGGTCATCGGCGCCGGTATCGTCGGCCTGGCCTGCGCCTGGCACCTGCAGCGGCAAGGCTTCGAGGTCACCCTGGTCGATCCCGAGCCGCCCGGCGCCGCGGCCTCCTCCGGCAACGCCGGCCTGCTGGCCAACTTCGCGATCGAACCCTTGGCGCATCCCATGCTGTGGCGCGAGATGCCGCATTTGCTGCTGTCGCCGCACTCCCCCTTTCACCTGCGCTGGCGTCACCTGCCTGGGCTCGCCCCCTGGCTGTGGCGCTTCATGCAGCGCGCCAATCGCCGCAGTGCCACCCAGGCGACCCAGATCCTGAGCGAACTGCTGGCACCGTCGATCGACGATTGGCGGCACATCATCGGCGACCTGGAAGACACCGGCGACCTGCTGCAGCAGCGCGGCAGCCTGTGCTTCTATCTCAGCGCCAAGGGGTGGCACGAGGCCCAGGCCGAGTTCACCGAGCGCGAGCGTTTCGGTATCAAACAGGAGCGCCTCGACGCTCGTGCCCTGGCGGAGCTGGAACCGGCCCTCGAGGGCCTGGCCCAGGGCGGCATCCTGTTTCCCGACGCCTGCCACGTCAGCGACCCGCTGACCCTGGCCCAACGCCTGGCCGAGCGCCTGAAAGGCCGCGGTGTTCAGCTGGTGCGCGCCAGGGCGCAGGGGCTCGCGTCGCACGCCGGCGGCGTTGGCATCGACACCGATCAGGGGCCTTGGCAGGCGGAAAAGGTGGTGATCGCCGCGGGCGCCTGGTCGCGCCCCCTGGCGCTGGCCGCCGGCGACCGCATCCCGCTGATCTCCGAGCGCGGCTATCACCTGGAATTCTCTGCCGCCAAGGAACTGGTCAGCCGGCCTTGCAGCCCCGGGGAGTACGCCTTCTATCTCACGCCGATGCAGGGCCGCCTGCGCATCGCCGGCACCGTGGAGCTGGGTCACAACGACGACCCGGCCAATCCCCGGCGGCTCGACTACATTCGCCGTCACGCCGAGAGCCTGTTCGGCCCGCTCGGCGAGCCCAGCCACACCTGGCTCGGCCTGCGCCCCTCGCTGCCCGACTCGCTGCCGGTAATCGGCCCCGCCTCGTCCCTGCCCGGTGTCGGCTACGCCTTCGGCCACGGTCATCTGGGGTTGACCCTGGCGGCCACCACCGGGAGGCTGCTGGCCGCCAGCATCAAGGACGAAGCACCCGACTGGTTGAAAGCTTGTAGTGCCACGCGCTTCCGCTGA
- a CDS encoding glutamine amidotransferase-related protein, with amino-acid sequence MRIGLLQCDDVAPELREAHGNYPEMFAALFRQVEPTLEFQVWRCLDGEIPDDIDAVDAWMTTGSKYGVNDGLAWVDALCDFVRELWRAGKPLVGICFGHQLMAKALGGEVVKSERGWGVGMSFNRIQARAEWMEPWQPGLDLLVSHQDQIEALPPEAVVVGGSDFCPHYLMQIGEHFLGVQGHPEFTKAYSRDLMALRRELVGDERVREGQSSLATEVDDTLMARWILNFLRRAIAARG; translated from the coding sequence ATGCGCATCGGACTTCTGCAGTGCGATGACGTGGCGCCGGAACTGCGCGAGGCCCACGGCAACTACCCCGAGATGTTCGCCGCCCTGTTCCGGCAGGTCGAGCCCACGCTGGAGTTCCAGGTGTGGCGCTGCCTGGACGGTGAGATTCCCGACGACATCGATGCCGTCGATGCCTGGATGACCACCGGCTCGAAATATGGCGTCAACGATGGGCTGGCCTGGGTCGATGCGCTGTGCGACTTCGTGCGCGAGCTGTGGCGCGCCGGCAAGCCGCTGGTGGGCATCTGCTTCGGCCATCAGCTGATGGCCAAGGCGCTGGGCGGCGAGGTGGTCAAAAGCGAACGCGGCTGGGGCGTGGGCATGTCGTTCAACCGCATCCAGGCGCGGGCGGAATGGATGGAACCCTGGCAGCCGGGGCTCGACCTGCTGGTCAGCCACCAGGATCAGATCGAGGCGCTGCCGCCCGAGGCCGTCGTCGTCGGCGGCAGCGACTTCTGCCCCCACTACCTGATGCAGATCGGCGAGCACTTCCTCGGCGTGCAGGGCCATCCCGAGTTCACCAAGGCGTATTCCCGCGACCTCATGGCGCTGCGCCGCGAGCTGGTCGGCGACGAGCGCGTGCGCGAAGGGCAGAGCTCGCTTGCCACCGAGGTCGACGACACCCTGATGGCGCGCTGGATCCTTAATTTCCTGCGGCGTGCGATAGCGGCGCGCGGCTGA
- a CDS encoding cation:proton antiporter: MTLSDAWQVAIQPLDLATTNLILLGLILSFSILADTIANRTRLPRISLLVLVGVAVAVVQQWGLGHEGGRPLEGLGEPLIQVALVMVAFLLGGELTLDRLRSTGPLILLVSLAVLGVSIVVVGCGLLLLGFPLLVAVSLAAISVATDPAEVREVIREKHDTRLRARLLMGIVAIDDAWGILTFGLAMALLGWHVSGDGGTAMVEAGWELGGALLLGALIGVPAVWLTGRLRPGEPTQIEAIALILLLAGFAEWLEVSALLAAMFAGALVANFSTHHTRSFNEIEHIEWPFLVFFFVLSGASIDLRYVGASVGLILAYLLLRTLGRYLGGVVAGGLARQQRRELPHDLGLALTPQAGIAMGMALLVSERYPEYGGMLLSAVVASTVVFEVAGPFMVRRVLR; the protein is encoded by the coding sequence ATGACGTTGAGCGACGCCTGGCAGGTAGCCATCCAGCCCCTCGACCTTGCCACGACCAACCTCATCCTGCTCGGCCTGATACTCAGCTTCAGCATCCTGGCCGATACCATCGCCAATCGCACCCGGCTGCCGCGCATCTCGCTGCTGGTACTGGTGGGCGTGGCTGTCGCCGTGGTCCAGCAGTGGGGCCTGGGGCACGAGGGAGGGCGCCCCCTGGAGGGGCTTGGCGAGCCGCTGATCCAGGTCGCCCTAGTGATGGTGGCCTTCCTGCTGGGAGGCGAGCTGACGCTCGACAGGCTGCGAAGTACGGGGCCGCTGATCCTGCTCGTCTCCCTCGCGGTGCTGGGGGTGAGTATTGTCGTCGTCGGCTGCGGCCTGCTGCTGCTAGGTTTTCCGTTGCTGGTCGCGGTGAGCCTGGCGGCGATCTCGGTGGCCACCGACCCGGCCGAAGTGCGGGAAGTGATCCGCGAGAAGCACGATACACGGCTGCGTGCCCGGCTGCTGATGGGCATCGTCGCCATCGACGACGCCTGGGGCATCCTAACGTTCGGGCTGGCGATGGCGCTGCTCGGCTGGCATGTCTCGGGCGACGGTGGGACGGCAATGGTCGAGGCGGGTTGGGAGTTGGGTGGGGCGCTGCTACTGGGGGCGCTCATTGGCGTGCCGGCCGTGTGGCTGACGGGCCGGTTACGCCCCGGTGAGCCCACCCAGATCGAAGCCATCGCCCTGATTCTGCTGCTGGCCGGTTTTGCCGAGTGGCTTGAGGTATCGGCGCTGCTGGCGGCCATGTTCGCCGGTGCTCTGGTGGCCAATTTTTCGACCCATCACACTCGCTCCTTCAACGAGATCGAGCATATCGAATGGCCCTTCCTGGTGTTCTTCTTCGTTCTCTCGGGAGCCAGCATCGACCTGCGCTACGTCGGCGCCTCGGTTGGCTTGATCCTAGCCTACCTTCTGCTGCGCACGCTGGGCCGCTACCTGGGGGGCGTTGTGGCGGGCGGTCTCGCCCGCCAGCAGCGCCGCGAACTGCCGCACGACCTTGGCCTGGCCCTGACGCCCCAGGCCGGCATCGCCATGGGCATGGCGCTGCTGGTCAGTGAACGATACCCCGAGTACGGTGGCATGCTGCTCTCGGCGGTAGTGGCCTCCACGGTCGTGTTCGAGGTCGCAGGGCCGTTCATGGTCCGGCGGGTGCTTCGCTGA